In Bdellovibrio sp. GT3, one genomic interval encodes:
- a CDS encoding efflux RND transporter permease subunit gives MGLIDLSIRRPVFAWVIMFALIVFGAICMNRMGISQLPDVDFPVVSVSVTYEGAAPEIVEAELVDPIEERLLAIEGIKEMRSSARQGTGVVTLEFDINRNVDVVLQEVQTALSQLRLPQGVDPAVVRKQNPEEDPIMIVSVYGDATLKDMLNWTNNYLLDQLRFLPGIGEVSIGGFSVRNLRIWLDIRKLEQNYLTVNDVVAALASQHIESAAGQFTEKDRELRVRWLGEATNVKEVGDIQILNRGGQRIQEKAIYIRDVARVEDGLSDIRRIARFDGRQAVAMQIRKQRGTNEVEVANAVLAKLAEIKDSFPKGYDYRINVDYTRSTEATVHLTLEKLWVAALITIVICFLFLGSIPAAINILFSIPTSIVGTFTILYFSGFTLNLFTLLALTLSISIVVDDAIMLLENIIRHYRMGKSSAKAASDGSKEVLPAAIAATLAVVAVFLPVVFMDGIIGKFFFQFGVTMCAAVLLSLLEAVTITPMRAAAFLSSEPKVTKFEHKLDVIFENFAHFYQKILQKTLKWKYPIVLVSLVLFAISLVLISHVRQEFVPAQDQNFIIINGQAAPGTSLEATDKIARQVEEILHKNPAVQGFVTSIGGGGGSANVNQFFMPVTLKPRKERSVGHVQVMNELRGQFKAIKGVRISMRDVSARNLSSGRQNPLAINLRGSDLEVLQKKSEELMERLSAEKLAVDLDSDFRSGIPELILTPNRKAMADRGVSIETVGQLLQAGIGGLRQGRYTADGRRYDVRFKIQENQIQKPEDFRKLYVRNNFGNLIPMSQLVNIKESGAIQSISRVNRQRAISVFGNLYPGQSQAAVLQRTAAIAKEILPQGYSYALEGASAGFAQSFQSLYSALAIGILVAYLILAVQFNSFIHPISVLVALPFSVSGALIALWMFDVSLNLFSFIGLIVLMGIAKKNSILLVEFTNQVRHKNKEDRKNVVKALVEACPVRLRPILMTSVATVAAATPLVFGSGIGAETRLPMGLTIIGGTIVSTLLTLFVVPALYLMLSPLERTKEVEL, from the coding sequence ATGGGATTGATTGATCTATCCATTCGCCGGCCCGTTTTTGCCTGGGTCATCATGTTTGCTCTCATCGTGTTCGGTGCCATCTGTATGAACCGCATGGGAATCAGTCAACTGCCCGATGTCGACTTCCCGGTAGTCAGCGTTTCTGTGACTTATGAAGGTGCCGCACCGGAAATCGTCGAAGCCGAGCTTGTCGACCCTATCGAAGAACGTCTCCTTGCCATTGAAGGCATCAAAGAGATGCGTTCATCCGCGCGCCAAGGCACGGGTGTTGTCACATTGGAATTCGATATCAATCGCAATGTGGATGTCGTTCTGCAAGAGGTGCAAACTGCACTTTCCCAACTAAGACTTCCTCAAGGCGTCGACCCTGCTGTCGTCAGAAAGCAAAATCCCGAAGAAGATCCAATCATGATCGTCTCCGTTTATGGTGACGCGACCTTAAAGGACATGCTGAATTGGACCAACAACTACCTTCTGGATCAATTGCGTTTTCTTCCGGGCATTGGTGAGGTCAGCATCGGCGGATTCAGCGTTAGAAATCTGCGTATCTGGTTGGACATCCGAAAGCTTGAACAAAACTATTTGACCGTGAATGACGTGGTCGCGGCCTTAGCCAGTCAGCATATCGAAAGTGCCGCTGGTCAATTCACTGAGAAAGACCGCGAACTGCGCGTTCGTTGGCTGGGCGAAGCCACTAACGTCAAGGAAGTCGGCGACATTCAGATTCTAAATCGTGGCGGTCAGCGTATTCAGGAAAAAGCCATCTACATTCGCGACGTAGCCCGAGTCGAGGATGGTTTGTCAGATATTCGTCGTATTGCACGTTTTGATGGACGTCAGGCCGTCGCAATGCAAATTCGCAAACAACGCGGCACCAATGAAGTTGAAGTTGCGAACGCAGTCTTGGCTAAACTTGCAGAAATCAAAGACAGTTTTCCAAAGGGCTACGATTATCGCATTAACGTCGATTATACCCGCTCCACCGAAGCCACTGTTCACCTGACACTTGAAAAATTGTGGGTCGCAGCCCTAATCACCATTGTGATTTGCTTCCTGTTCCTGGGCAGCATTCCAGCTGCGATTAATATTCTGTTCTCGATTCCGACCTCGATTGTCGGGACTTTTACGATTCTATATTTCTCTGGCTTCACTTTAAATCTGTTCACTTTGCTTGCGTTGACTCTTTCGATTTCCATCGTCGTCGATGATGCCATCATGCTTTTGGAAAACATCATCCGACACTACCGCATGGGCAAAAGCTCAGCCAAAGCGGCCTCTGACGGTTCTAAAGAAGTTCTGCCCGCAGCCATCGCAGCAACACTTGCCGTGGTTGCCGTATTCCTGCCTGTCGTTTTCATGGACGGCATTATTGGAAAATTCTTTTTCCAATTCGGGGTCACGATGTGTGCCGCCGTACTTCTTTCACTTTTGGAAGCAGTCACGATCACCCCGATGCGCGCGGCCGCTTTCCTAAGTAGCGAGCCGAAAGTTACCAAGTTCGAGCACAAACTGGATGTGATCTTTGAAAACTTCGCCCACTTTTATCAGAAAATTCTACAGAAGACCTTAAAGTGGAAGTACCCGATTGTACTGGTTTCGCTGGTACTCTTTGCGATCTCGTTGGTTTTGATTTCCCACGTTCGCCAGGAATTCGTTCCAGCCCAAGATCAAAACTTTATTATCATCAACGGTCAGGCAGCGCCAGGAACCTCCCTTGAGGCAACAGATAAAATCGCCAGACAGGTTGAAGAGATCCTTCACAAGAATCCGGCCGTTCAAGGATTTGTCACTTCCATCGGTGGCGGCGGTGGCTCTGCGAACGTAAATCAATTCTTTATGCCCGTTACTCTTAAGCCCCGTAAAGAGCGCTCCGTCGGTCACGTTCAGGTGATGAATGAACTTCGTGGCCAGTTTAAGGCAATCAAGGGTGTGCGTATATCCATGCGGGATGTTTCTGCCCGAAATCTGTCGTCAGGACGTCAGAATCCCTTGGCGATCAATTTGCGCGGCTCTGATCTAGAAGTGCTTCAGAAAAAGTCCGAAGAGCTAATGGAGCGCTTGTCGGCTGAGAAGCTGGCTGTGGATTTGGACAGTGACTTCCGCTCGGGAATTCCTGAACTGATCCTGACTCCGAATCGTAAGGCTATGGCGGATCGCGGAGTTTCAATCGAAACCGTTGGTCAACTTTTACAAGCTGGTATCGGTGGACTTCGTCAGGGTCGCTACACTGCCGATGGCCGCCGTTATGACGTGCGCTTCAAAATTCAGGAAAACCAGATCCAAAAGCCTGAAGACTTTAGAAAGCTCTATGTTCGCAACAACTTCGGAAATCTGATTCCGATGTCACAACTGGTGAACATCAAGGAATCAGGCGCTATTCAAAGTATCAGCCGTGTGAATCGCCAAAGAGCCATCTCGGTTTTTGGTAACTTGTATCCTGGACAATCTCAGGCGGCCGTTCTGCAACGTACTGCTGCCATTGCCAAAGAGATTCTGCCGCAGGGTTACTCTTATGCCCTGGAAGGTGCTTCGGCAGGTTTCGCGCAGTCATTCCAAAGTCTCTACTCCGCTCTTGCGATCGGTATTTTAGTGGCGTACCTGATCCTGGCGGTGCAGTTTAACTCCTTCATCCATCCGATCTCGGTATTGGTGGCTTTGCCATTCAGCGTGAGCGGAGCTTTGATTGCTTTGTGGATGTTTGATGTATCCTTGAATCTGTTCAGCTTTATCGGTTTGATTGTATTGATGGGTATCGCGAAAAAGAATTCGATCCTGCTGGTGGAGTTCACAAACCAAGTTCGCCATAAAAACAAAGAAGACCGAAAGAATGTGGTAAAAGCCTTGGTTGAAGCCTGCCCGGTTCGCTTACGACCGATTCTAATGACCTCAGTTGCAACAGTCGCTGCGGCAACGCCCTTGGTATTTGGATCTGGAATTGGCGCTGAAACCCGCCTGCCGATGGGTTTGACGATTATCGGGGGAACCATTGTTTCAACACTTTTAACCTTGTTCGTGGTTCCGGCGCTGTATCTGATGCTGTCGCCACTTGAAAGAACCAAAGAAGTCGAACTTTAA
- a CDS encoding PilZ domain-containing protein: MKTQGKVWLFYDAENKTQSKPMSVVQAQVFLLSLKKSDHSKYFIWTPGWPDWTSIKEFLTSSQNYFVMTKPPQPKETPSQEDDENTAVIEVNDTDKTKSGTMITMSGLFTKVSAGEPAKKKSTVDYGYYHHDFNGDDLDLSKINKVAPPDKVKIYEEAESSNEDSDRRKDTRHNFKIEIILVSKTKSFRTFSKDISISGTQLEKEIPRDFLNVPFDLIIVNPYEKNTTRGRLLFRAKIVGDMTDPRRLMFIEQDEDMTRKLDSLLKSYIKGQSSENK; encoded by the coding sequence ATGAAGACCCAAGGAAAAGTTTGGCTGTTCTACGACGCCGAAAATAAAACTCAATCAAAGCCAATGTCCGTTGTGCAAGCACAGGTCTTCCTGCTGTCTCTGAAAAAATCAGACCATTCCAAATATTTTATCTGGACACCCGGATGGCCGGATTGGACTTCCATTAAAGAATTCCTGACTTCCAGCCAGAACTACTTTGTCATGACCAAACCGCCGCAACCCAAGGAAACACCTTCTCAGGAAGACGACGAGAACACGGCGGTCATCGAAGTAAATGATACTGATAAAACCAAATCAGGCACCATGATCACCATGTCCGGACTGTTTACCAAGGTCAGCGCCGGAGAACCTGCCAAGAAAAAATCCACCGTCGATTATGGCTACTACCACCATGACTTCAACGGTGACGATCTGGATCTTTCCAAGATCAATAAGGTGGCTCCACCTGACAAGGTGAAAATTTACGAGGAAGCCGAATCCAGCAATGAAGATTCTGACCGTCGTAAAGATACACGTCACAACTTCAAAATCGAAATCATCCTGGTTTCAAAAACAAAATCTTTCCGTACTTTCTCGAAGGACATTTCCATCAGCGGTACACAGCTGGAAAAGGAAATCCCGCGCGATTTTCTGAATGTGCCCTTTGATTTGATCATCGTGAATCCCTACGAGAAGAACACGACTCGAGGGCGTTTGCTTTTCAGAGCAAAAATAGTGGGTGACATGACCGATCCAAGACGTTTGATGTTCATCGAACAAGATGAGGATATGACTCGCAAGCTGGATTCACTACTTAAGTCCTACATCAAAGGACAAAGCAGCGAGAATAAGTAG
- a CDS encoding HAD family hydrolase: MKPLLVFDLDGTLIDSAPDIIVAVNRTLKNHGKTQLSDQVIIAHIGEGIKKLMADLFSGDNLKPSDVINLEMEFLRIYEEEMLNKTSIYPGVENFLHSYDGPMAIITNKNEQPARRIIEHLGMNQYPWVNIFGADTLSERKPSPLPLQTMMKLAGHEPHNTLMIGDGIPDMVSAQRAGVAALAIEFGYSAPEILKMHEPRAFLKSYADLPRLISEVFSAN; this comes from the coding sequence ATGAAACCTTTGCTTGTATTTGATCTGGATGGAACTTTAATAGATTCAGCACCCGACATTATCGTGGCCGTTAATCGTACCCTGAAAAATCACGGTAAGACACAACTGAGCGATCAGGTGATTATCGCACATATTGGCGAAGGCATTAAGAAACTCATGGCTGACCTTTTTTCCGGAGATAATCTGAAACCCTCTGATGTCATCAATCTTGAAATGGAGTTTCTAAGAATCTATGAAGAGGAAATGCTGAATAAAACCAGCATCTATCCTGGCGTTGAAAACTTTCTGCATAGTTACGACGGCCCCATGGCAATCATCACCAATAAAAACGAGCAACCCGCCAGACGCATCATTGAGCACCTGGGAATGAATCAATATCCCTGGGTGAATATCTTTGGCGCCGATACGTTAAGCGAAAGAAAGCCCAGTCCTCTGCCCCTACAAACGATGATGAAACTCGCAGGTCACGAACCTCATAACACACTGATGATCGGTGACGGCATCCCTGACATGGTCTCTGCACAAAGAGCCGGTGTCGCAGCGTTGGCAATTGAATTTGGTTACTCCGCTCCGGAAATTTTAAAGATGCACGAACCCCGCGCATTTTTAAAAAGCTATGCGGATCTGCCTCGCCTGATAAGTGAAGTATTCTCAGCCAACTAA
- a CDS encoding OmpA family protein has product MITGISQQRTQLAIHFLMTLALAGATASCASKSNREEEYVLRPVKASPSTPPESSLHEYAGNDLRNSVRYTALSKNVRFEYASAELTPSSKNALNSIATEINGSLNSFQKIRISGVTDSSGDDSRNMRLSQLRADNVRAYLISKGVPAEKLEAIGVGPVNTVIPGTNIQAAADRRVDFEIVR; this is encoded by the coding sequence ATGATAACTGGCATTTCTCAACAGCGCACTCAACTGGCCATTCATTTCCTAATGACTCTTGCACTGGCCGGCGCCACCGCTTCGTGCGCCTCCAAATCAAACCGGGAAGAGGAATACGTCTTACGCCCCGTAAAAGCCAGTCCCTCCACCCCACCGGAATCAAGTCTGCATGAGTATGCTGGCAATGACCTTCGCAACAGTGTTCGTTATACTGCTCTTTCGAAAAATGTCAGATTTGAATATGCCAGTGCTGAACTGACTCCGTCTTCCAAGAATGCCCTGAACTCGATTGCCACGGAGATCAATGGCTCACTGAATTCATTTCAGAAAATTCGCATTAGCGGAGTCACGGACTCTAGCGGTGATGATTCAAGAAACATGCGCCTTTCCCAGCTACGAGCTGATAATGTGCGGGCCTATTTGATATCCAAAGGAGTTCCAGCTGAAAAACTTGAAGCAATCGGTGTCGGGCCCGTGAACACGGTTATTCCGGGGACCAATATACAAGCAGCTGCTGACCGTCGGGTCGACTTTGAGATTGTACGATAA
- a CDS encoding O-methyltransferase produces MRESVLSNREEYLGSLFDKENDNKKLSRQNAEELGLARISISPAEAQLAQVLVKMHNCRKFVEIGTLTGLSAQYFFEALPAGGELWTLEKDPEHARRSSEVFAKLDQTSKKIHLVVGDAREELLKIEVHGPFDGVFIDGNKAAYLDYLLWAEKNLRKGGLVLADNIFLSGAVWGEATTQKFSEKQIRIMREFNERLANPDLYEAAIAPTYEGLFVAIKK; encoded by the coding sequence ATGCGTGAATCAGTACTTTCAAACAGAGAAGAATATCTTGGATCTCTTTTCGATAAAGAGAACGACAATAAGAAGCTATCCCGCCAAAACGCCGAGGAGCTAGGGCTTGCCCGCATCAGTATCTCCCCTGCCGAAGCGCAGTTGGCGCAGGTTTTGGTAAAAATGCATAATTGCCGTAAGTTTGTCGAGATTGGCACTCTGACAGGATTGTCAGCGCAGTATTTTTTTGAAGCTTTGCCAGCAGGCGGGGAATTGTGGACTTTGGAAAAAGATCCGGAGCATGCTCGCAGATCTTCTGAAGTTTTCGCGAAGCTTGATCAGACGTCAAAGAAGATCCATCTGGTGGTGGGTGATGCACGCGAGGAACTTTTGAAAATTGAAGTGCATGGCCCTTTCGATGGTGTCTTTATTGATGGGAACAAAGCAGCGTATTTGGACTATCTTTTGTGGGCTGAAAAAAATCTGCGCAAAGGTGGATTGGTACTGGCTGATAATATCTTTCTAAGTGGAGCTGTGTGGGGCGAGGCGACCACGCAAAAGTTTTCAGAAAAGCAAATTCGCATCATGCGTGAGTTTAACGAGCGATTGGCGAATCCGGATTTATATGAGGCGGCCATCGCGCCTACGTATGAAGGGCTATTTGTAGCTATTAAAAAGTAG
- a CDS encoding substrate-binding periplasmic protein: MKGLLALFVTFFFQTGFAKVLVGSDPYPPFIYTENGKTAGRMVEFLPLIMEVQPKDIVYRILPWKRVLADAEKGQLDFIGPLLETEERKKYLVFTEPIFKGNISLWVYRKNPRIKHLLSETFDGSKSSKFDHLIFGQILGYSFNDSQESPYNHNKVRKVEVLTVEQGVKMLATGRIDIFLAFDPVIEHFISELKLQKGDFASLAGVSQEVNYVMGISKKSPWAQKVGQINFRIAEVSKKKKRVK; this comes from the coding sequence ATGAAGGGTCTCTTGGCGTTGTTTGTGACATTCTTTTTTCAAACAGGATTTGCAAAAGTCCTGGTGGGTTCAGATCCCTATCCTCCGTTTATTTACACGGAAAATGGTAAAACGGCAGGCCGTATGGTTGAGTTTCTGCCATTGATAATGGAAGTTCAGCCAAAGGACATTGTATATCGTATTCTCCCTTGGAAAAGAGTTCTGGCCGATGCTGAAAAGGGGCAATTGGATTTCATTGGCCCTCTGCTGGAAACGGAAGAGCGGAAGAAGTATTTGGTATTTACGGAGCCTATTTTCAAAGGCAATATTTCATTGTGGGTTTACCGTAAGAATCCCAGAATCAAGCATCTTTTAAGTGAAACCTTTGATGGAAGCAAATCTTCCAAATTCGATCATTTGATTTTTGGTCAAATATTGGGTTACTCGTTCAATGACAGTCAGGAAAGTCCTTACAATCATAACAAAGTAAGAAAAGTGGAAGTGTTGACCGTTGAGCAGGGGGTAAAGATGCTTGCTACCGGTCGCATCGACATCTTCCTGGCGTTTGATCCTGTGATAGAGCACTTCATCAGCGAACTAAAGTTACAGAAGGGTGATTTCGCTTCGCTTGCTGGGGTTTCTCAGGAAGTTAATTACGTCATGGGCATTTCAAAAAAATCACCATGGGCTCAGAAGGTTGGACAGATTAACTTCAGAATCGCTGAAGTTTCCAAGAAAAAGAAGAGAGTGAAGTAG
- a CDS encoding DNA polymerase III subunit alpha, giving the protein MNKSVQIRQSQSVVRTAKGFVELLGRSNFSFLRGASSPEEMVEAAIHHNYDGIAMCDLNGLYGVARGFQTANTPSMFTASSKAKDGFRYIVGSELTLTDESTITLIPMNKNGYTHLCELLTLGKRQAAKGFSSLRLEQIEKYNQDLLCLALPPIDEKRYDSLEKIFKDRLYIPVWRDLTWESQEFYKQALELEQKCGAQLFVSQRPFMHSRERKPLFDVVTCVLHHTTLEEARDKLIQNAERSLRSLPEISSRWADRVDLVEKTVEIAARVNFTLDEIRYRYPRSSLPLGKTPTEYLRFLVEEGIKWRFPEGASPKVLKTIEHELEMIKELEYEDYFLTLREICEFADRQGILYQGRGSAANSIVCYCIGLTSVNPKEIDVLFERFISRERREPPDIDIDFEHSRREEVIQYIYEKYNERHAAMVCTVVRYRSRMAIRETAKAFGISLAKINEMVKFMGRDGMRRLLEDPTIHKRFGVESPEMWMLFLKMAGQLHGFPRHLGIHTGGFLITQDPITEMVPVEKATMNGRYVIQWNKDDVAVLKLMKIDVLSLGMLTCIRKCFDLLKNHKGINFNLASLPGDDRATYDMICRADTVGVFQIESRAQMQTLPRMMPRNFYDLVVEVALVRPGPLQGGMVHPYLRRRQGLEAVSYAHPDLRPILMRTHGVPIFQEQVMKIVIVAAGFSPGEADELRRIMSSAWRKKSTMSAIRDRILLGFKNHGISQEYAEQIYSTIEGFANYGFPESHAASFVLLTYASCYLKCNHPDVFVCGLLNSQPMGFYAPRTLISEAQRNGVEVLPLSIQRSDYDYTLEEPCAVNAYTPSGASIHKLRVGLRSLYGLPEEMARTIEDERKLNGPFKDLKDFIHRTRLPRSVLIKLAAAGAMECFQQNARELIWHIEALSLDQNSFLWGQPKEILTQGSFDDEDENNESLPFESNWDRMRREYDTKGFSVDSHPLSVLRSYLTAKNHSLIEQRYVPYATSADLERITHKRKVRVAGLVSVTQRPPTAKGMCFITLEDEFGFMNIVIHPDVYQKDREVIYGRSLLEIQGQVEKVGNITNIRAINVLPLG; this is encoded by the coding sequence ATGAATAAATCTGTTCAAATTCGTCAGTCACAATCTGTTGTTCGCACAGCCAAAGGGTTCGTCGAGCTTTTGGGGCGCAGTAATTTTTCGTTTCTGCGCGGAGCCTCTTCGCCTGAAGAAATGGTCGAAGCTGCAATTCATCATAATTATGATGGCATCGCGATGTGTGATCTAAATGGTCTTTACGGTGTTGCCCGGGGATTTCAAACCGCCAATACTCCTTCGATGTTCACCGCCTCCTCCAAGGCCAAGGATGGATTCCGTTATATTGTGGGATCCGAACTGACTTTGACGGATGAAAGTACGATCACCCTGATTCCCATGAACAAGAATGGCTACACCCATCTGTGCGAGCTTTTAACTTTAGGCAAGCGTCAGGCCGCCAAGGGATTTTCTTCCCTGCGTTTGGAGCAGATCGAAAAGTACAATCAGGATTTACTTTGCTTAGCTTTGCCGCCCATTGATGAAAAACGCTATGACAGTTTAGAAAAGATTTTTAAGGATCGCCTGTACATTCCAGTATGGCGGGATCTGACCTGGGAATCGCAGGAATTCTACAAACAAGCATTGGAACTTGAACAAAAATGTGGCGCCCAACTGTTCGTTAGTCAGCGTCCATTCATGCATTCACGCGAAAGAAAACCTTTGTTCGATGTTGTGACTTGCGTTCTTCATCACACGACTTTGGAAGAAGCGCGCGACAAATTGATCCAAAATGCTGAACGTTCACTCAGATCCCTCCCGGAAATCAGCTCCAGATGGGCCGATCGCGTCGACCTTGTGGAAAAAACTGTGGAAATCGCGGCACGTGTGAACTTCACTTTGGATGAGATTCGCTACCGCTATCCACGCTCAAGCTTACCGCTTGGTAAGACTCCGACAGAATATTTGCGCTTCCTGGTTGAAGAAGGAATCAAGTGGAGATTCCCCGAAGGCGCTTCCCCCAAGGTTCTTAAGACCATTGAACATGAACTGGAAATGATCAAAGAACTGGAGTACGAGGACTACTTTCTTACATTACGTGAAATTTGTGAATTCGCCGATCGCCAGGGAATTTTGTATCAAGGACGTGGTTCAGCGGCGAACTCTATCGTCTGTTATTGCATCGGTCTGACTTCGGTGAATCCCAAAGAGATCGACGTATTATTTGAGCGCTTCATTTCCCGCGAGCGCCGTGAACCACCGGATATCGATATCGACTTTGAACACAGCCGCCGTGAGGAAGTGATTCAGTATATTTACGAAAAATATAACGAACGCCACGCCGCCATGGTCTGCACAGTGGTACGCTATCGCTCGCGCATGGCGATTCGGGAAACCGCAAAAGCCTTTGGTATCTCTTTGGCGAAAATTAATGAGATGGTAAAGTTCATGGGCCGCGATGGCATGCGCCGCTTGCTTGAAGATCCGACCATTCACAAACGCTTCGGCGTCGAAAGCCCCGAGATGTGGATGCTATTTTTAAAAATGGCCGGGCAACTGCATGGCTTCCCCCGTCACTTGGGAATTCACACCGGCGGATTCCTGATCACTCAGGATCCTATCACTGAGATGGTGCCGGTTGAAAAAGCCACCATGAATGGCCGCTATGTCATTCAGTGGAATAAAGACGATGTCGCCGTTCTAAAACTGATGAAGATCGACGTTTTAAGTCTGGGAATGCTGACTTGTATAAGAAAGTGTTTTGATCTTTTAAAAAATCACAAAGGCATTAACTTTAATCTGGCGTCACTGCCCGGCGACGACAGAGCCACTTACGACATGATTTGTCGCGCGGATACGGTTGGCGTTTTTCAAATCGAGTCCCGCGCGCAAATGCAGACTTTACCGCGCATGATGCCCCGGAATTTTTATGATTTAGTCGTCGAGGTGGCTTTGGTCAGACCCGGCCCTTTGCAAGGAGGCATGGTTCATCCGTACTTGCGCCGACGCCAGGGACTGGAAGCGGTTTCCTATGCGCATCCTGATTTACGACCGATTCTAATGCGCACTCACGGTGTTCCTATTTTTCAGGAGCAGGTGATGAAGATCGTGATCGTTGCAGCAGGATTCTCGCCGGGCGAAGCCGACGAGCTTCGTCGAATCATGTCTTCAGCCTGGCGCAAGAAAAGCACAATGAGTGCCATACGTGACCGCATTCTTTTAGGGTTTAAGAATCACGGCATTTCCCAGGAATATGCCGAGCAGATTTACTCCACCATCGAGGGCTTTGCGAACTATGGTTTTCCAGAAAGCCACGCCGCAAGCTTTGTTTTGCTTACTTACGCGAGCTGCTATTTAAAGTGCAATCATCCCGATGTTTTTGTCTGTGGCCTTTTAAACAGTCAGCCCATGGGGTTTTATGCTCCCCGCACTTTGATTTCCGAAGCGCAAAGAAATGGCGTTGAAGTTCTGCCTTTATCCATTCAACGCTCGGACTATGATTACACCCTGGAAGAACCCTGCGCAGTGAATGCCTATACTCCCTCAGGCGCCAGCATTCACAAATTGCGTGTGGGTTTAAGATCCCTGTATGGCCTCCCCGAGGAAATGGCCCGCACTATTGAGGATGAAAGAAAACTCAATGGCCCCTTCAAGGATCTGAAAGACTTCATCCATCGCACGCGCCTGCCCCGCAGTGTTTTGATAAAGCTTGCTGCCGCAGGCGCCATGGAGTGCTTCCAGCAAAACGCACGGGAACTGATCTGGCATATCGAAGCTTTAAGCCTGGATCAAAACAGCTTTCTTTGGGGACAGCCGAAGGAAATCCTGACTCAAGGTTCTTTTGATGATGAAGATGAGAATAACGAAAGCCTGCCGTTTGAATCCAACTGGGATCGCATGCGCCGCGAGTATGACACCAAGGGGTTTTCCGTGGATTCGCATCCATTGTCGGTGCTGCGCTCTTATCTGACGGCGAAGAATCATTCCCTGATCGAGCAGCGGTATGTTCCATATGCAACATCAGCTGATCTGGAAAGAATCACTCACAAGCGCAAAGTGCGAGTGGCGGGACTGGTCTCTGTCACCCAACGCCCACCCACGGCCAAAGGAATGTGCTTTATCACCTTGGAAGACGAGTTTGGATTTATGAATATCGTTATCCATCCCGACGTCTATCAAAAAGATCGCGAGGTGATCTACGGACGATCCTTGCTTGAAATTCAGGGACAAGTGGAAAAGGTGGGCAACATCACCAATATACGCGCCATCAACGTTCTGCCACTGGGCTAG
- a CDS encoding recA protein, with product MSAVALPALSDIQFVSADQLQPPPGVPTGVSTLDDFLLWKGIPKGDLSLFQGSPGTGATSLWVSMTQKAHEDNKWVAWVNGGTQLLPAHLMSRKINLKKLLVVKEPKEAEQLFWVLQELVTSSLFEVIGCELKEMFFKNHQLQKLKKLCRFHKVALIFVCHKASKFVNPLFSLIIQFQRDFITIQRALHRPTPFTVAGSMIYANFVHQFKNTARKLLS from the coding sequence GTGAGTGCCGTCGCCCTTCCCGCTTTGTCTGACATTCAGTTTGTTTCCGCAGATCAACTGCAACCTCCTCCCGGGGTGCCCACGGGAGTGAGCACCCTGGATGACTTCCTTTTATGGAAGGGAATCCCCAAAGGAGATCTCAGTCTCTTTCAAGGAAGTCCCGGAACCGGTGCCACCTCTTTATGGGTCAGCATGACTCAAAAAGCACACGAGGATAACAAATGGGTCGCGTGGGTGAATGGCGGGACACAACTGCTTCCCGCGCACCTGATGAGTCGCAAGATCAACTTGAAAAAGTTGCTCGTCGTAAAGGAACCCAAGGAAGCTGAACAACTTTTCTGGGTATTGCAGGAACTGGTGACGAGTTCCTTGTTTGAAGTGATTGGTTGTGAATTGAAAGAGATGTTTTTCAAGAATCACCAACTGCAAAAACTAAAAAAACTTTGTCGCTTTCATAAGGTGGCTTTGATTTTTGTCTGTCACAAGGCGAGCAAGTTCGTGAACCCTCTCTTCAGTCTGATCATTCAGTTCCAAAGAGATTTCATAACCATTCAACGAGCTCTTCACCGCCCCACACCGTTTACTGTCGCAGGGAGTATGATTTATGCGAACTTTGTGCATCAATTTAAAAACACAGCAAGAAAGCTCCTCAGCTGA
- a CDS encoding methylated-DNA--[protein]-cysteine S-methyltransferase, which yields MAADLEFFIYNVPSDCGDWLAAFEGKELIFLGGYGAGKKQVESDLAKFFETHYNFKVGKFTPAKWTKGNFWKTKHKIKLQGTEFQVKVWLELLNIPYGETTTYTDIAKKIKRPSAVRAVGTAIGQNPICYWIPCHRVIGKASNNFKYRWGSDTKKHLLVTEGVFELK from the coding sequence ATGGCAGCAGATTTGGAATTTTTCATTTATAACGTTCCTTCCGATTGTGGCGACTGGCTCGCAGCTTTTGAAGGTAAAGAATTGATCTTTTTGGGTGGCTACGGCGCCGGCAAAAAACAAGTTGAAAGCGACTTGGCTAAATTCTTTGAAACTCACTACAACTTCAAAGTTGGAAAGTTCACTCCTGCAAAATGGACCAAAGGAAACTTCTGGAAAACCAAACATAAAATTAAACTTCAAGGGACTGAGTTCCAGGTCAAAGTTTGGTTGGAGCTTTTGAACATCCCTTACGGTGAAACGACAACTTACACGGACATCGCAAAGAAAATCAAAAGACCATCTGCAGTCCGTGCGGTGGGTACAGCTATCGGGCAAAACCCAATCTGCTATTGGATCCCTTGCCATCGCGTGATCGGCAAAGCTTCCAACAACTTCAAATACCGTTGGGGTTCAGACACAAAAAAACACCTTCTGGTTACAGAAGGCGTTTTTGAACTTAAATAG